In one Streptomyces sp. T12 genomic region, the following are encoded:
- a CDS encoding alpha/beta hydrolase: protein MSEPAQDPRAVIVALHGGGMNAGYFDGQAHPDVSLLALGARLGYTVLALDRPGYGTSAARLPAGQKLSRQATTVRAAIAAFTAAHAPGVGTLLLGHSFGAKVAFAVAADWQGSALLGVEVSGCGRRLAVPAGQLSPDRGEGLRHRNWGPLSLYPPDTFRMCQTVVATMPAQEFSTVAGWMRLSAWILPRVRVPARLTFAQHEAWWSRDDDDLADLVGRLSAAPRVVVDHLPHAGHNISLGWAAQAYHLKVLAFAQECLAARAQEARNPTPA from the coding sequence GTGAGCGAGCCGGCACAGGATCCGCGCGCTGTGATCGTCGCCTTGCACGGCGGCGGCATGAATGCCGGGTACTTCGACGGCCAGGCGCACCCCGATGTGTCCCTGCTGGCTCTGGGAGCGCGCCTGGGTTACACGGTGCTGGCCCTGGACCGCCCGGGTTACGGAACGTCCGCCGCCCGGCTTCCGGCCGGGCAGAAACTCAGCCGGCAGGCCACCACCGTGCGCGCGGCGATCGCCGCCTTCACAGCTGCCCACGCTCCGGGCGTCGGCACACTGCTGCTGGGCCACTCTTTCGGCGCCAAGGTCGCCTTCGCTGTGGCCGCCGACTGGCAGGGCTCGGCCCTGCTGGGTGTGGAAGTCTCCGGGTGCGGCCGCCGACTGGCCGTGCCCGCCGGCCAGCTCAGCCCCGACCGCGGCGAGGGGCTGCGGCACCGGAACTGGGGTCCGCTGAGCTTGTATCCGCCCGACACGTTCCGGATGTGCCAGACGGTCGTGGCGACCATGCCGGCTCAGGAGTTCAGCACAGTGGCTGGCTGGATGCGGCTGTCGGCCTGGATCCTGCCACGAGTCCGCGTCCCCGCCCGGCTCACCTTCGCGCAGCACGAGGCTTGGTGGAGCCGGGACGATGATGACCTCGCCGATCTGGTCGGACGGCTGTCCGCGGCCCCACGGGTCGTCGTCGATCATCTCCCGCATGCCGGCCACAACATCAGCCTCGGCTGGGCAGCCCAGGCGTACCACCTCAAAGTATTGGCGTTCGCGCAGGAGTGCCTTGCCGCTCGGGCCCAGGAGGCCCGGAACCCGACTCCTGCTTGA
- the greA gene encoding transcription elongation factor GreA, which produces MTQTSENVTWLTQEAYNQLRAELEYLSGPARTEIAAKIAAAREEGDLRENGGYHAAKEEQGKQELRVRQLTQLLENAKVGEAPASADGAVAPGMVVTIAFDGDEDDTMTFLLASREYASADIETYSPQSPLGSGVIGNKVGEYAEYELPNGKKASVKILKAEPYSG; this is translated from the coding sequence GTGACCCAGACCAGCGAGAACGTCACCTGGCTGACCCAGGAGGCGTACAACCAGCTCAGGGCCGAGCTGGAGTACCTGTCTGGTCCTGCGCGCACGGAGATCGCCGCCAAGATCGCGGCCGCGCGCGAGGAGGGCGACCTGCGCGAGAACGGCGGGTACCACGCGGCCAAGGAGGAGCAGGGCAAGCAGGAGCTCCGTGTGCGCCAGCTGACCCAGCTCCTGGAGAACGCCAAGGTCGGCGAGGCCCCGGCGTCGGCGGACGGCGCCGTGGCGCCCGGCATGGTCGTGACGATCGCCTTCGACGGTGACGAGGACGACACGATGACCTTCCTGCTCGCCTCGCGCGAGTACGCCAGCGCCGACATCGAGACGTACTCTCCGCAGTCCCCGCTCGGTTCCGGCGTGATCGGCAACAAGGTCGGCGAGTACGCGGAGTACGAGCTGCCGAACGGCAAGAAGGCCTCGGTGAAGATCCTGAAGGCCGAGCCCTACAGCGGCTGA
- a CDS encoding DUF4307 domain-containing protein, producing MSTASTRLPEGRYGRSSDARSDRTLKVVGTALGVALLALVGYFGYHYVGQNKISAEVIEFDAGKDAVKVHLEVRKDAGASGYCTLRSQAESGAEVGRADFRFDGDATRIDKVVTLRTTSQGTTAELLGCHAD from the coding sequence ATGAGTACGGCGAGCACGCGGCTGCCCGAGGGCCGCTACGGCCGCTCCTCGGACGCGCGCTCCGACCGCACGCTCAAGGTCGTCGGCACTGCCCTCGGGGTGGCACTGCTGGCGCTGGTCGGCTACTTCGGCTACCACTACGTCGGCCAGAACAAGATCAGCGCCGAGGTGATCGAGTTCGACGCCGGCAAGGACGCGGTGAAGGTCCACCTGGAGGTCCGCAAGGACGCCGGTGCCTCCGGCTACTGCACGCTGCGCTCCCAGGCGGAGAGCGGCGCCGAGGTCGGCCGGGCCGACTTCCGCTTCGACGGCGACGCCACCCGGATCGACAAGGTCGTCACGCTCCGTACGACGTCCCAGGGGACGACGGCCGAGCTGCTCGGCTGCCACGCCGACTGA
- the mca gene encoding mycothiol conjugate amidase Mca, with translation MAVHAHPDDESSKGAATMAKYVSEGVDVLVVTCTGGERGSILNPKLQGDKYIEEHIHEVRKKEMDEAREILGVKQEWLGFVDSGLPEGDPLPPLPEGCFALEDVDKAAGELVKQIRSFRPQVITTYDENGGYPHPDHIMTHKISMVAFEGAADTEKYPEAEYGPAYQPRKLYYNQGFNRPRTEALHQAMLDRGLESPYGDWLKRWDEFGMKQRTLTTHVPCGDFYEIRDKALIAHATQIDPDGGWFRVPLELQREVWPTEEYELAKSLVDTSLPEDDLFAGIRDNA, from the coding sequence ATGGCCGTCCACGCCCACCCCGACGACGAGTCGAGCAAGGGCGCGGCCACCATGGCGAAGTACGTGTCCGAGGGGGTGGACGTGCTGGTCGTGACCTGTACGGGCGGGGAGCGCGGGTCCATCCTCAATCCCAAGCTGCAGGGCGACAAGTACATCGAGGAGCACATCCACGAGGTACGCAAGAAGGAGATGGACGAGGCCCGCGAGATTCTCGGGGTCAAGCAGGAGTGGCTCGGCTTCGTCGACTCCGGGCTGCCCGAGGGCGACCCGCTGCCGCCGCTGCCCGAGGGCTGCTTCGCCCTGGAGGACGTCGACAAGGCGGCCGGCGAGCTGGTGAAGCAGATCCGTTCCTTCCGTCCCCAGGTGATCACCACCTACGACGAGAACGGCGGCTACCCGCACCCCGACCACATCATGACCCACAAGATCTCGATGGTGGCGTTCGAGGGCGCGGCGGACACCGAGAAGTACCCGGAGGCGGAGTACGGCCCCGCGTACCAGCCGCGGAAGCTCTACTACAACCAGGGCTTCAACCGTCCCCGCACCGAGGCGCTGCACCAGGCCATGCTCGACCGAGGCCTGGAGTCCCCCTACGGCGACTGGCTCAAGCGCTGGGACGAGTTCGGCATGAAGCAGCGCACGCTCACCACGCACGTCCCGTGCGGCGACTTCTACGAGATCCGCGACAAGGCCCTGATCGCGCACGCCACCCAGATCGACCCCGACGGCGGCTGGTTCCGCGTCCCGCTGGAGCTCCAGCGGGAGGTCTGGCCGACGGAGGAGTACGAGCTGGCGAAGTCGCTCGTCGATACCTCCCTCCCCGAGGACGACCTCTTTGCGGGCATCCGCGACAATGCCTGA
- a CDS encoding tetratricopeptide repeat protein produces the protein MRDSHRTDAERLLARAVEEEVRRSGGRTDGQVLMSRARGALDAMAQSAAEEYEAYTRALDETEAGRLTFGQRFAREGGRTPLMVAGVAAVAAVVTDLALGTSTGTAVGAGVTVGVVGAAATVVKVAGTHLPAAHHRAGAVGQPGGPEQLRLQWLTALEVRGIRPFLDQQRVLSASTGPKQTGPRLKGADKSAAARGRNLLEQSFGQLPEPTGPFAGRRQEMARIRQWVQAARASTETKPTVVVLHGAPGSGRTALAIRAAHDLKDQFRGACVVDLRGDTADEPPLPTRDALLHLLNRLGAPREQLLFRERSSADQQVKRLSELYHQHLTGLPVTVVLDDASDPEQVRTLVPERSDSLVLVTAREPLDLPAELAAWVHQLPVESLDAAGAEELLAAAAQDSSGPYDAESADRIRELCGGLPLALHIAGSSLGPRSPRTLATDLGAYGPVEPIERVLWLRYTDQSEAARRLLRRLALAGRASLGAAAAASLLATDQAEATRHLVALSQSGLIDHVRGDRYRLHDLVRVFAHARLLDEEEPSERTAAQERLIVNYADLADSVLRLVDGNMSTRSDRFSPHGFTSLDDALRWLDDESSFITAALRHAEDVNQAAVLNLLGALCDYCLLRGDLYRLGEINELAQAVDQGLLVRSVQWRTGIAARQLGELDKARTTLTSVVDLYLEAQHDAGAARALCSLGITLHHQGNLTEAAAKLREALDLQSAPALATDRAWTMHALAAVERDRGRISESLDLLTDSLALHRAGESIHGEAWAHFQLGQLGLRMGDVPRAESELRTALDLYGRTRDARGEAWAMTQLARARLVAGDPSPAVDGLRQAASHHRDNEDARGEAWSVYYLGQALEETGALDLAVRELERSRTMFSRMRDVYGLACARHHSARVTRDQRAAQTGSLRNSGFARQLLVDARADFQRIGVAHGEAWTCLELAVVDAGNARTQQALALCDDAVGLFASYGDRRGEDWARFLRCTLLPYAAPGGVEVGTAVAQEELARLGRAGHALRDGKLSDYAEAYLLLLERGVQLEEGWQAWRLGMVPNRHAREVMGVGVAAGA, from the coding sequence ATGCGAGACAGCCATCGGACCGATGCCGAGCGGCTGTTGGCCCGGGCTGTGGAGGAGGAAGTGCGGCGCTCGGGCGGGCGCACCGACGGACAGGTGCTGATGTCACGGGCGCGCGGCGCGTTGGACGCCATGGCGCAGTCGGCGGCCGAGGAGTACGAGGCGTATACGCGCGCGCTGGACGAGACGGAGGCCGGCCGGCTGACGTTCGGACAGCGGTTCGCGCGGGAGGGCGGCCGTACGCCGCTGATGGTGGCGGGCGTCGCGGCGGTCGCGGCCGTCGTCACCGACCTGGCGCTCGGCACGAGCACGGGCACCGCGGTGGGCGCGGGCGTGACCGTCGGTGTCGTGGGCGCGGCGGCGACGGTCGTGAAGGTGGCCGGCACGCATCTGCCGGCCGCGCACCATCGCGCGGGTGCCGTGGGCCAGCCCGGCGGACCGGAACAGCTGCGGCTGCAGTGGCTGACGGCGCTGGAGGTACGGGGCATCCGTCCCTTCCTCGACCAGCAGCGGGTGCTGAGCGCGTCCACCGGCCCGAAGCAGACGGGGCCGCGGCTGAAGGGCGCGGACAAGAGCGCGGCGGCCCGTGGGCGGAACCTGCTGGAGCAGTCGTTCGGCCAACTCCCCGAGCCGACGGGCCCGTTCGCGGGCCGTAGGCAGGAGATGGCACGCATCCGGCAGTGGGTGCAGGCGGCGCGGGCGAGTACGGAGACGAAGCCGACGGTCGTCGTGCTGCACGGGGCGCCCGGCAGTGGTCGTACGGCATTGGCGATCCGCGCGGCCCACGACCTGAAGGACCAGTTCCGCGGCGCGTGCGTGGTGGACCTGCGCGGCGACACCGCGGACGAGCCGCCCCTGCCCACCAGGGATGCGCTGCTGCATCTGCTGAACCGTCTGGGCGCCCCGCGCGAGCAGCTCCTGTTCCGCGAGCGCTCCTCGGCGGACCAGCAGGTCAAGCGGCTGAGCGAGCTCTACCACCAGCACCTCACCGGCCTCCCGGTCACCGTCGTACTGGACGACGCCTCGGACCCGGAGCAGGTCCGTACCCTCGTCCCCGAGCGCTCCGACAGCCTGGTCCTGGTCACCGCCCGCGAGCCCCTCGACCTGCCCGCGGAGCTCGCCGCCTGGGTGCACCAGCTGCCGGTGGAGTCGCTGGACGCGGCCGGCGCGGAGGAGCTGCTGGCCGCGGCGGCGCAGGATTCCTCGGGCCCCTACGACGCCGAATCGGCCGACCGGATACGGGAGTTGTGCGGGGGGCTGCCGCTGGCGCTGCACATCGCGGGCTCGTCGCTGGGCCCGCGTTCACCGCGCACGCTGGCGACGGACCTGGGTGCGTACGGCCCGGTGGAGCCGATCGAGCGGGTGCTGTGGCTGCGCTACACCGACCAGTCGGAGGCGGCGAGGCGTCTGCTGCGCAGGCTCGCGCTGGCGGGCCGGGCGTCACTGGGCGCCGCGGCGGCGGCATCGCTGCTGGCCACGGACCAGGCGGAGGCGACCCGCCACCTGGTGGCCCTGTCGCAGTCGGGCTTGATCGACCACGTCCGCGGCGACCGCTACCGCCTGCACGACCTGGTCCGCGTCTTCGCCCACGCCCGCCTCCTCGACGAGGAGGAGCCGTCGGAGCGTACGGCGGCGCAGGAGCGGCTGATCGTGAACTACGCCGACCTCGCCGACTCGGTCCTTCGCCTGGTCGACGGCAACATGTCGACCCGCTCGGACCGCTTCAGCCCGCACGGCTTCACCTCGCTGGACGACGCGCTGCGCTGGCTGGACGACGAGTCGAGCTTCATCACGGCGGCGCTGCGGCACGCGGAGGACGTGAACCAGGCGGCGGTCCTGAACCTGCTGGGCGCGCTGTGCGACTACTGCCTCCTGCGTGGCGACCTCTACCGCCTGGGCGAGATCAACGAGCTGGCGCAGGCCGTGGACCAGGGCCTGTTGGTCCGCTCGGTGCAGTGGCGTACGGGCATCGCGGCCCGCCAGCTCGGCGAACTCGACAAGGCCCGCACGACCCTGACCTCGGTGGTCGACCTCTACCTGGAGGCCCAGCACGACGCGGGCGCGGCCCGCGCCCTGTGCTCCCTCGGCATCACGCTGCACCACCAGGGCAACCTCACCGAGGCGGCGGCCAAGCTCCGCGAGGCCCTGGACCTGCAGTCGGCCCCCGCCCTGGCGACGGACCGCGCCTGGACGATGCACGCGCTGGCGGCGGTGGAACGGGACCGCGGCCGCATCTCCGAGTCGCTGGACCTGCTGACCGACTCCCTCGCCCTGCACCGCGCGGGCGAGTCGATCCACGGCGAGGCCTGGGCCCACTTCCAGCTGGGCCAACTGGGCTTGCGCATGGGCGACGTACCGCGCGCGGAGTCGGAGTTGCGCACGGCCCTGGACCTGTACGGCCGTACCCGCGACGCCCGGGGCGAGGCCTGGGCGATGACCCAGCTCGCCCGCGCCCGCCTGGTCGCCGGCGACCCGTCCCCGGCGGTGGACGGCCTGCGCCAGGCGGCCTCCCACCACCGCGACAACGAGGACGCGCGCGGCGAGGCGTGGTCCGTCTACTACCTGGGCCAGGCCCTGGAGGAGACGGGCGCCCTGGACCTCGCGGTACGGGAGCTGGAACGTTCGCGCACGATGTTCTCGCGCATGCGGGACGTGTACGGCCTGGCGTGCGCCCGGCACCACTCGGCGCGGGTGACGCGGGACCAGCGGGCCGCCCAGACGGGCTCCCTGCGCAACTCCGGTTTCGCGCGCCAGCTCCTGGTCGACGCCCGCGCCGACTTCCAGCGCATCGGCGTGGCGCACGGCGAGGCATGGACATGCCTGGAGCTGGCGGTGGTGGACGCCGGGAACGCCCGTACGCAGCAGGCGCTGGCCCTGTGCGACGACGCGGTCGGACTGTTCGCGTCCTACGGCGACCGCAGGGGCGAGGACTGGGCCCGCTTCCTGCGCTGCACGCTGCTGCCCTATGCGGCGCCGGGGGGTGTCGAGGTCGGGACGGCCGTGGCGCAGGAGGAGCTGGCCCGGTTGGGGCGCGCCGGGCACGCACTGCGGGACGGGAAGCTGAGCGACTACGCCGAGGCGTATCTGCTCCTGCTGGAGCGCGGGGTGCAGCTGGAGGAGGGCTGGCAGGCCTGGCGGCTCGGCATGGTGCCCAACCGGCATGCGCGGGAGGTCATGGGCGTGGGCGTCGCGGCCGGTGCGTAG
- a CDS encoding transposase translates to MVPAAASRAVLGHRHQGSNRPLLRSFVVETEDKPLPELDLEETDTGIDLGLSSYAVLRGRKIASPKFFRRQEKKLRRAQRHLSRCQKGSNNRRKAQLAVAKIHARIADKRRDFIEQETTRIVRESQAVYVEDLNVKGMGTRRGRLGKSVNDQSLGVFTRTLEAKCHRYGRGLVKVDRWFPSTQLCSAPGCGVLRGPKGRDQLRIRQWVCDCGAVHDRDQNAEYNLRAEGRRLLAAGLAER, encoded by the coding sequence CTGGTCCCGGCCGCTGCCAGCCGAGCCGTCCTCGGTCACCGTCATCAAGGATCCAACCGGCCGTTACTTCGCTCATTCGTCGTCGAGACAGAGGACAAGCCGCTGCCCGAGCTGGACCTGGAGGAAACCGACACCGGCATCGACCTGGGCCTGTCCTCTTACGCGGTGCTGCGTGGGCGGAAGATCGCCTCACCGAAGTTTTTCCGCCGCCAGGAGAAGAAGCTCCGCCGGGCCCAGCGGCACCTGTCCCGCTGCCAGAAGGGATCGAACAACCGACGCAAGGCCCAGCTGGCCGTCGCCAAGATCCATGCGCGCATCGCCGACAAGCGACGCGACTTCATCGAACAGGAAACCACCCGCATCGTCCGTGAGAGCCAAGCGGTCTATGTAGAGGACCTGAACGTGAAGGGCATGGGTACCCGGCGTGGCAGGCTCGGCAAGTCCGTCAACGACCAGTCCCTCGGCGTCTTCACTCGCACTCTGGAAGCGAAGTGCCACCGTTACGGACGTGGCCTTGTCAAGGTCGACCGTTGGTTCCCCAGCACACAACTGTGCTCGGCGCCCGGGTGCGGAGTTCTGCGCGGCCCGAAGGGGCGCGATCAGCTCCGCATCCGTCAGTGGGTCTGCGACTGCGGGGCCGTGCACGACCGGGATCAGAACGCCGAGTACAACCTTCGCGCCGAAGGGCGCAGACTCCTCGCCGCAGGGCTTGCGGAGAGGTAA
- a CDS encoding thioredoxin domain-containing protein yields MPNRLAHETSPYLLQHADNPVDWWPWSAEAFEEARKRNVPVLLSVGYSSCHWCHVMAHESFEDQETADYLNAHFVSVKVDREERPDVDAVYMEAVQAATGQGGWPMTVFLTPDAEPFYFGTYFPPAPRHGAPSFRQVLEGVSSAWADRREEVDEVAGKIVRDLAGREISYGGTEAPGEEELAQALLGLTREYDPQRGGFGGAPKFPPSMVIEFLLRHHARTGSEGALQMAQDTCERMARGGIYDQLGGGFARYSVDRDWVVPHFEKMLYDNALLCRVYAHLWRATGSELARRVALETADFMVRELRTGEGGFASALDADSDDGTGKHVEGAYYVWTPRQLREVLGDEDADLAVRYFGVTEEGTFEHGSSVLQLPQQDELFDAEKITSIRERLLRQRGTRPEPGRDDKIVAAWNGLAIAALAETGAYFDRPDLVDAALGAADLLVRLHLDDHARIARTSKDGQVGANAGVLEDYGDVAEGFLALASVTGEGVWLDFAGFLLDHVLARFTDEESGALYDTAADAEQLIRRPQDPTDNAAPSGWSAAAGALLSYAAQTGAEPHRLAAERALGVVKALGPRVPRFIGWGLAVAEANLDGPREIAVVGPSLSDEGTKALHRTALLGTAPGAVVAVGSPESDEFPLLADRPLQQGQPAAYVCRNFTCDAPTTDPDQLRTALTS; encoded by the coding sequence ATGCCGAACCGACTGGCGCACGAGACGTCCCCGTACCTCCTTCAGCACGCCGACAACCCAGTCGACTGGTGGCCCTGGTCCGCGGAGGCCTTCGAGGAGGCCCGGAAGCGTAACGTGCCCGTGCTGCTCAGCGTCGGCTATTCGAGCTGCCACTGGTGTCACGTGATGGCCCACGAGTCCTTCGAGGACCAGGAGACCGCCGACTACCTCAACGCCCACTTCGTCAGCGTCAAGGTCGACCGCGAGGAACGCCCCGACGTGGACGCCGTCTACATGGAGGCCGTCCAGGCGGCCACCGGCCAGGGCGGCTGGCCCATGACCGTCTTCCTCACCCCCGACGCCGAGCCCTTCTACTTCGGCACCTACTTCCCGCCCGCACCCCGGCACGGCGCGCCGTCCTTCCGGCAGGTGCTGGAGGGCGTCAGCAGTGCGTGGGCCGACCGGCGGGAGGAGGTCGACGAGGTCGCCGGGAAGATCGTGCGGGATCTCGCCGGGCGGGAGATCTCCTACGGCGGTACCGAGGCGCCCGGTGAGGAGGAGCTCGCCCAGGCGCTCCTCGGGCTCACCCGGGAGTACGACCCGCAGCGCGGCGGGTTCGGGGGCGCGCCCAAGTTTCCGCCGTCCATGGTGATCGAGTTCCTGTTGCGCCACCATGCCCGGACCGGGTCCGAGGGCGCCTTGCAGATGGCACAGGACACCTGCGAGCGGATGGCCCGCGGCGGGATCTACGACCAGCTCGGCGGCGGGTTCGCGCGCTACTCCGTCGACCGCGACTGGGTCGTGCCGCACTTCGAGAAGATGCTCTACGACAACGCCCTGCTCTGCCGTGTCTACGCCCACCTGTGGCGCGCCACCGGCTCCGAGCTCGCCCGCCGGGTCGCCCTGGAGACCGCCGACTTCATGGTGCGCGAACTGCGCACCGGCGAGGGCGGGTTCGCCTCCGCGCTCGACGCCGACAGCGACGACGGGACCGGCAAGCACGTCGAGGGCGCGTACTACGTCTGGACGCCGCGGCAGCTGCGCGAGGTGCTCGGCGACGAGGACGCCGACCTCGCGGTCCGGTATTTCGGTGTCACCGAGGAGGGCACGTTCGAGCACGGCTCGTCCGTGCTGCAACTCCCGCAGCAGGACGAGCTGTTCGACGCCGAGAAGATCACCTCGATCCGCGAGCGGCTGCTCCGCCAGCGTGGCACGCGTCCCGAGCCCGGCCGTGACGACAAGATCGTCGCCGCCTGGAACGGCCTCGCGATCGCCGCTCTCGCCGAGACCGGCGCCTACTTCGACCGCCCCGACCTCGTGGACGCCGCCCTCGGCGCCGCCGACCTCCTCGTACGGCTGCACCTCGACGACCACGCCCGTATCGCCCGCACCAGCAAGGACGGCCAGGTCGGCGCGAACGCGGGCGTGTTGGAGGACTACGGCGACGTCGCCGAGGGCTTCCTCGCGCTCGCCTCCGTCACCGGTGAGGGCGTCTGGCTGGACTTCGCCGGGTTCCTGCTCGACCACGTCCTGGCCCGCTTCACCGACGAGGAGTCCGGCGCCCTCTACGACACCGCCGCCGACGCCGAGCAGCTGATCCGCCGACCCCAGGACCCCACCGACAACGCCGCCCCCTCCGGCTGGAGCGCCGCGGCCGGTGCCCTGCTGAGCTACGCCGCGCAGACCGGCGCCGAGCCTCATCGCCTCGCCGCCGAGCGGGCGTTGGGGGTCGTGAAGGCCCTCGGCCCGCGCGTCCCCCGCTTCATCGGCTGGGGGCTCGCGGTGGCGGAAGCGAACCTCGACGGGCCGCGTGAGATCGCGGTCGTCGGCCCGTCCCTGTCCGACGAGGGCACAAAAGCACTGCACCGTACGGCGCTCCTCGGCACCGCGCCGGGCGCGGTCGTGGCCGTGGGATCTCCGGAGAGTGACGAGTTTCCGCTCCTCGCCGACCGGCCCCTGCAGCAGGGTCAACCTGCGGCTTACGTCTGTCGAAACTTCACCTGCGATGCCCCGACCACCGATCCGGACCAGTTGCGGACCGCGCTGACCAGCTGA
- a CDS encoding glycosyltransferase: MLTSVFIAVVSLALFWMAAFTLWWQMHAWRTPEVLASTRFSRPDGGEHVSFSLLLPARHEQAVLDHTIQRLLESTHTDFEIIVIVGHDDPETAEVAERAAARDPRVRVVVDTHEKKNKPKAMNTALPHCRGDVVGVFDAEDQVHPELLAHVDYAFRTTKADVVQGGVQLINFHSSWYSLRNCLEYFFWFRSRLHLHAQKGFIPLGGNTVFVRTDVLREADGWDPNCLAEDCDLGVRLSSVGKKVVVAYDSDMVTKEETPGSLMSLLKQRTRWNQGFLQVYRKKDWKQLPTFGQRLLARYTLMTPFMQAFTGLIIPLNIAIAVFLDVSVTIAFITFLPAVTALVAFVFEVVGLHDFGKQYGLRVRFVHYLKLIVGGPFYQVLLAGAAVRAVWREQRGRNDWELTSHVGAHLTSAEVTRDLREDVPA; the protein is encoded by the coding sequence TTGCTGACGTCTGTCTTCATAGCCGTCGTCTCGCTGGCCTTGTTCTGGATGGCGGCCTTCACGTTGTGGTGGCAGATGCACGCGTGGCGTACGCCCGAAGTGCTCGCCTCCACCCGGTTCAGCAGACCGGACGGCGGCGAGCACGTGTCGTTCTCGCTGCTGTTGCCGGCCCGGCACGAACAAGCCGTGCTGGACCACACCATCCAGCGCCTGCTGGAGTCGACCCACACCGACTTCGAGATCATCGTCATCGTCGGGCACGACGACCCGGAGACCGCCGAGGTCGCCGAACGGGCCGCCGCTCGCGACCCGCGGGTCCGTGTCGTCGTCGACACCCACGAGAAGAAGAACAAACCGAAGGCCATGAACACGGCGCTGCCGCACTGCCGCGGCGACGTCGTCGGGGTCTTCGACGCCGAGGACCAGGTCCACCCGGAGCTCCTCGCGCACGTCGACTACGCGTTCCGCACGACGAAGGCGGACGTGGTCCAGGGCGGGGTCCAGCTGATCAACTTCCACTCCAGCTGGTACAGCCTGCGCAACTGTCTGGAGTACTTCTTCTGGTTCCGGTCGCGACTGCACCTGCACGCGCAGAAGGGGTTCATCCCGCTCGGCGGCAACACCGTCTTCGTACGGACCGATGTGCTGCGGGAAGCCGACGGCTGGGACCCGAACTGCCTCGCCGAGGACTGCGATCTGGGCGTGCGGCTGTCCAGCGTCGGCAAGAAGGTCGTCGTCGCCTACGACTCCGACATGGTGACCAAGGAGGAGACGCCCGGCAGCCTGATGTCGCTGCTGAAGCAGCGCACCCGCTGGAACCAGGGCTTCCTGCAGGTCTACCGGAAGAAGGACTGGAAGCAACTGCCCACCTTCGGGCAGCGGTTGCTCGCCCGGTACACGCTCATGACGCCGTTCATGCAGGCCTTCACCGGGCTCATCATCCCGCTCAACATCGCGATCGCGGTGTTCCTCGACGTGTCCGTGACCATCGCCTTCATCACCTTCCTGCCGGCCGTCACCGCGCTCGTCGCCTTCGTCTTCGAGGTCGTCGGACTGCACGACTTCGGCAAGCAGTACGGGCTGCGCGTCCGCTTCGTCCACTACCTGAAGCTCATCGTGGGCGGCCCCTTCTACCAGGTGCTCCTCGCCGGGGCCGCCGTCCGCGCCGTATGGCGTGAGCAGCGCGGTCGGAACGACTGGGAGCTGACCAGTCATGTGGGCGCACATCTCACCTCCGCCGAAGTGACCCGAGACCTCCGAGAGGACGTCCCTGCGTGA